Proteins encoded together in one Columba livia isolate bColLiv1 breed racing homer chromosome 3, bColLiv1.pat.W.v2, whole genome shotgun sequence window:
- the SLC35A1 gene encoding CMP-sialic acid transporter isoform X1 translates to MSPSKENVSLLFKLYCLTVMTLVAATYTVALRYTRTLETELYFSTTAVCITEVIKLFLSVGILAKETGSLARLITSLKENVFGSPTELLKLSVPSLVYALQNNMAFVALSNLDAAVYQVTYQLKIPCTALCTVLMLNRTLSKLQWFSVFMLCGGVTLVQWKPAQATKVQVEQNPWLGFGAIAVAVLCSGFAGVYFEKVLKSSDTSLWVRNIQMYLSGIVVTLFGVYMSDGAQVLEKGFFYGYTYYVWFVIFLASVGGLYTSVVVKYTDNIMKGFSAAAAIVLSTVASVILFGLQITVTFSLGALLVCISIYLHGLPRQDTTKLQPSETKSSKERLATV, encoded by the exons ATGTCGCCTTCGAAAG aaaatgtcAGCTTACTCTTCAAGTTATACTGCCTGACAGTGATGACCCTGGTTGCTGCCACGTACACAGTCGCGTTGCGGTACACGAGGACGTTGGAGACAGAACTGTACTTCTCAACGACGGCTGTGTGCATCACTGAAGTTATCAAGCTGTTCTTGAGTGTGGGCATCTTGGCTAA agaaaCTGGAAGTCTGGCAAGGTTAATaacatctttaaaagaaaatgtatttggaaGTCCTACAGAATTGCTAAAATTAAGTGTTCCATCCTTGGTGTATGCTCTCCAAAACAACATGGCATTTGTGGCTCTTAGCAACTTGGATGCAGCGGTTTACCAG GTGACATACCAGCTGAAGATCCCTTGTACAGCTTTATGTACAGTCCTAATGCTAAACCGTACCCTCAGTAAGCTGCAGTGGTTCTCTGTCTTCATGCTGTGCGGTGGTGTTACCCTTGTTCAGTGGAAGCCCGCTCAGGCTACAAAAGTACAG GTGGAGCAGAATCCATGGCTAGGGTTTGGAGCGATTGCTGTTGCTGTATTATGTTCAGGATTTGCAG gagtttATTTTGAGAAGGTCTTAAAGAGTTCAGATACTTCCTTGTGGGTGAGGAATATTCAGATGTACTTATCTGGGATTGTGGTGACTTTATTTGGTGTGTACATGTCAGATGGAGCCCAAGTTCTTGAGAAAGGGTTTTTCTATGGCTACACATACTACGTCTGGTTTGTCATCT TTCTCGCCAGTGTAGGTGGCCTCTACACTTCGGTCGTCGTGAAGTACACAGATAACATTATGAAAGgcttttctgcagcagcagccattGTTCTCTCTACTGTGGCATCAGTCATCCTCTTTGGCCTCCAGATCA CTGTTACCTTCTCCCTGGGTGCTCTCCTGGTGTGTATTTCTATTTACCTTCATGGATTACCTCGACAAGACACCACAAAACTCCAGCCATCAGAGACTAAGAGCTCAAAAGAGAGACTTGCTACTGTGTGA
- the SLC35A1 gene encoding CMP-sialic acid transporter isoform X2: MTLVAATYTVALRYTRTLETELYFSTTAVCITEVIKLFLSVGILAKETGSLARLITSLKENVFGSPTELLKLSVPSLVYALQNNMAFVALSNLDAAVYQVTYQLKIPCTALCTVLMLNRTLSKLQWFSVFMLCGGVTLVQWKPAQATKVQVEQNPWLGFGAIAVAVLCSGFAGVYFEKVLKSSDTSLWVRNIQMYLSGIVVTLFGVYMSDGAQVLEKGFFYGYTYYVWFVIFLASVGGLYTSVVVKYTDNIMKGFSAAAAIVLSTVASVILFGLQITVTFSLGALLVCISIYLHGLPRQDTTKLQPSETKSSKERLATV; encoded by the exons ATGACCCTGGTTGCTGCCACGTACACAGTCGCGTTGCGGTACACGAGGACGTTGGAGACAGAACTGTACTTCTCAACGACGGCTGTGTGCATCACTGAAGTTATCAAGCTGTTCTTGAGTGTGGGCATCTTGGCTAA agaaaCTGGAAGTCTGGCAAGGTTAATaacatctttaaaagaaaatgtatttggaaGTCCTACAGAATTGCTAAAATTAAGTGTTCCATCCTTGGTGTATGCTCTCCAAAACAACATGGCATTTGTGGCTCTTAGCAACTTGGATGCAGCGGTTTACCAG GTGACATACCAGCTGAAGATCCCTTGTACAGCTTTATGTACAGTCCTAATGCTAAACCGTACCCTCAGTAAGCTGCAGTGGTTCTCTGTCTTCATGCTGTGCGGTGGTGTTACCCTTGTTCAGTGGAAGCCCGCTCAGGCTACAAAAGTACAG GTGGAGCAGAATCCATGGCTAGGGTTTGGAGCGATTGCTGTTGCTGTATTATGTTCAGGATTTGCAG gagtttATTTTGAGAAGGTCTTAAAGAGTTCAGATACTTCCTTGTGGGTGAGGAATATTCAGATGTACTTATCTGGGATTGTGGTGACTTTATTTGGTGTGTACATGTCAGATGGAGCCCAAGTTCTTGAGAAAGGGTTTTTCTATGGCTACACATACTACGTCTGGTTTGTCATCT TTCTCGCCAGTGTAGGTGGCCTCTACACTTCGGTCGTCGTGAAGTACACAGATAACATTATGAAAGgcttttctgcagcagcagccattGTTCTCTCTACTGTGGCATCAGTCATCCTCTTTGGCCTCCAGATCA CTGTTACCTTCTCCCTGGGTGCTCTCCTGGTGTGTATTTCTATTTACCTTCATGGATTACCTCGACAAGACACCACAAAACTCCAGCCATCAGAGACTAAGAGCTCAAAAGAGAGACTTGCTACTGTGTGA
- the SLC35A1 gene encoding CMP-sialic acid transporter isoform X3, translating to MFRETGSLARLITSLKENVFGSPTELLKLSVPSLVYALQNNMAFVALSNLDAAVYQVTYQLKIPCTALCTVLMLNRTLSKLQWFSVFMLCGGVTLVQWKPAQATKVQVEQNPWLGFGAIAVAVLCSGFAGVYFEKVLKSSDTSLWVRNIQMYLSGIVVTLFGVYMSDGAQVLEKGFFYGYTYYVWFVIFLASVGGLYTSVVVKYTDNIMKGFSAAAAIVLSTVASVILFGLQITVTFSLGALLVCISIYLHGLPRQDTTKLQPSETKSSKERLATV from the exons ATGTTCAG agaaaCTGGAAGTCTGGCAAGGTTAATaacatctttaaaagaaaatgtatttggaaGTCCTACAGAATTGCTAAAATTAAGTGTTCCATCCTTGGTGTATGCTCTCCAAAACAACATGGCATTTGTGGCTCTTAGCAACTTGGATGCAGCGGTTTACCAG GTGACATACCAGCTGAAGATCCCTTGTACAGCTTTATGTACAGTCCTAATGCTAAACCGTACCCTCAGTAAGCTGCAGTGGTTCTCTGTCTTCATGCTGTGCGGTGGTGTTACCCTTGTTCAGTGGAAGCCCGCTCAGGCTACAAAAGTACAG GTGGAGCAGAATCCATGGCTAGGGTTTGGAGCGATTGCTGTTGCTGTATTATGTTCAGGATTTGCAG gagtttATTTTGAGAAGGTCTTAAAGAGTTCAGATACTTCCTTGTGGGTGAGGAATATTCAGATGTACTTATCTGGGATTGTGGTGACTTTATTTGGTGTGTACATGTCAGATGGAGCCCAAGTTCTTGAGAAAGGGTTTTTCTATGGCTACACATACTACGTCTGGTTTGTCATCT TTCTCGCCAGTGTAGGTGGCCTCTACACTTCGGTCGTCGTGAAGTACACAGATAACATTATGAAAGgcttttctgcagcagcagccattGTTCTCTCTACTGTGGCATCAGTCATCCTCTTTGGCCTCCAGATCA CTGTTACCTTCTCCCTGGGTGCTCTCCTGGTGTGTATTTCTATTTACCTTCATGGATTACCTCGACAAGACACCACAAAACTCCAGCCATCAGAGACTAAGAGCTCAAAAGAGAGACTTGCTACTGTGTGA